The following proteins come from a genomic window of Macaca fascicularis isolate 582-1 chromosome 8, T2T-MFA8v1.1:
- the TNFRSF10B gene encoding tumor necrosis factor receptor superfamily member 10B isoform X4 → MGRIQEVFGVWMDDMWGMRTIKAPNSTAQGHHISEDSRECISCKYGQDYSTHWNDFLFCLRCTKCDSGEVEVNSCTTTRNTVCQCEEGTFREEDSPEICRKCRTGCPRGMVKVKDCTPWSDIECVHKESGIIIGVIVLVVIVVVAVIVWKTSLWKKVLPYLKGVCSGDGGDPEHVDSSSHSPQRPGAEDNALNEIVSIVQPSQVPEQEMEVQEPAEQTDVNTLSPGESEHLLEPAKAEGPQRRGQLVPVNENDPTETLRQCFDDFAAIVPFDAWEPLVRQLGLTNNEIKVAKAEAASSRDTLYVMLIKWVNKTGRAASVNTLLDALETLEERLAKQKIQDRLLSSGKFMYLEDNADSATS, encoded by the exons ATGGGAAGAATTCAAGAAGTATTTGGGGTGTGGATGGATGACATGTGGGGAATGAGGACAATCAAGGCACCAAATTCAACCGCTCAGG gACACCACATCTCCGAAGACAGTAGAGAATGTATCTCCTGCAAATATGGACAGGACTACAGCACTCACTGGAATGACTTCCTTTTCTGCTTGCGATGCACCAAGTGTGACTCAG GTGAAGTGGAGGTGAATTCCTGCACCACGACCAGAAACACGGTGTGTCAGTGCGAAGAAGGCACCTTCCGGGAAGAAGATTCCCCCGAGATTTGCCGGAAGTGCCGCACAGG GTGCCCCAGAGGGATGGTCAAAGTCAAGGATTGTACGCCCTGGAGTGACATTGAGTGTGTCCACAAAGAATCAG GCATCATCATAGGGGTCATAGTTCTCGTCGTAATCGTGGTTGTGGCTGTGATTGTTTGGAAGACTTCACTGTGGAAGAAAGTCCTTCCTTACCTGAAAGGCGTCTGCTCAG GTGATGGCGGGGACCCTGAGCATGTGGACAGT AGCTCACATTCCCCACAACGGCCTGGGGCTGAGGACAATGCCCTCAATGAGATCGTGAGTATCGTGCAGCCCAGCCAGGTCCCTGAACAGGAAATGGAAGTCCAGGAGCCAGCAGAGCAGACAGACGTCAACACTTTGTCCCCAGGGGAGTCAGAGCATCTGCTG GAACCGGCAAAAGCTGAAGGGCCTCAGAGGAGGGGGCAGCTGGTTCCAGTGAATGAAAACGACCCCACTGAGA CTCTGAGACAGTGCTTCGATGACTTTGCAGCCATCGTGCCCTTTGACGCCTGGGAGCCTCTCGTGAGGCAGCTGGGCCTCACGAACAACGAGATAAAGGTGGCCAAAGCTGAGGCAGCAAGCTCCAGGGACACCTTGTACGTGATGCTGATAAAGTGGGTCAACAAAACCGGGCGGGCCGCCTCTGTCAACACCCTGCTGGATGCCTTGGAGACGCTGGAAGAGAGACTTGCCAAGCAGAAGATTCAGGACCGCTTGTTGAGCTCCGGAAAGTTCATGTATCTAGAAGATAATGCAGACTCTGCCACGTCCTGA
- the TNFRSF10B gene encoding tumor necrosis factor receptor superfamily member 10B isoform X3 has protein sequence MGRIQEVFGVWMDDMWGMRTIKAPNSTAQGHHISEDSRECISCKYGQDYSTHWNDFLFCLRCTKCDSGEVEVNSCTTTRNTVCQCEEGTFREEDSPEICRKCRTGCPRGMVKVKDCTPWSDIECVHKESGTKHTGEVPAVEKTVTTSPGTPASPCSLSGIIIGVIVLVVIVVVAVIVWKTSLWKKVLPYLKGVCSGDGGDPEHVDSSSHSPQRPGAEDNALNEIVSIVQPSQVPEQEMEVQEPAEQTDVNTLSPGESEHLLEPAKAEGPQRRGQLVPVNENDPTETLRQCFDDFAAIVPFDAWEPLVRQLGLTNNEIKVAKAEAASSRDTLYVMLIKWVNKTGRAASVNTLLDALETLEERLAKQKIQDRLLSSGKFMYLEDNADSATS, from the exons ATGGGAAGAATTCAAGAAGTATTTGGGGTGTGGATGGATGACATGTGGGGAATGAGGACAATCAAGGCACCAAATTCAACCGCTCAGG gACACCACATCTCCGAAGACAGTAGAGAATGTATCTCCTGCAAATATGGACAGGACTACAGCACTCACTGGAATGACTTCCTTTTCTGCTTGCGATGCACCAAGTGTGACTCAG GTGAAGTGGAGGTGAATTCCTGCACCACGACCAGAAACACGGTGTGTCAGTGCGAAGAAGGCACCTTCCGGGAAGAAGATTCCCCCGAGATTTGCCGGAAGTGCCGCACAGG GTGCCCCAGAGGGATGGTCAAAGTCAAGGATTGTACGCCCTGGAGTGACATTGAGTGTGTCCACAAAGAATCAGGTACAAAGCACACTGGGGAAGTCCCAGCTGTGGAGAAGACAGTGACCAccagccctgggactcctgctTCTCCCTGTTCCCTCTCAGGCATCATCATAGGGGTCATAGTTCTCGTCGTAATCGTGGTTGTGGCTGTGATTGTTTGGAAGACTTCACTGTGGAAGAAAGTCCTTCCTTACCTGAAAGGCGTCTGCTCAG GTGATGGCGGGGACCCTGAGCATGTGGACAGT AGCTCACATTCCCCACAACGGCCTGGGGCTGAGGACAATGCCCTCAATGAGATCGTGAGTATCGTGCAGCCCAGCCAGGTCCCTGAACAGGAAATGGAAGTCCAGGAGCCAGCAGAGCAGACAGACGTCAACACTTTGTCCCCAGGGGAGTCAGAGCATCTGCTG GAACCGGCAAAAGCTGAAGGGCCTCAGAGGAGGGGGCAGCTGGTTCCAGTGAATGAAAACGACCCCACTGAGA CTCTGAGACAGTGCTTCGATGACTTTGCAGCCATCGTGCCCTTTGACGCCTGGGAGCCTCTCGTGAGGCAGCTGGGCCTCACGAACAACGAGATAAAGGTGGCCAAAGCTGAGGCAGCAAGCTCCAGGGACACCTTGTACGTGATGCTGATAAAGTGGGTCAACAAAACCGGGCGGGCCGCCTCTGTCAACACCCTGCTGGATGCCTTGGAGACGCTGGAAGAGAGACTTGCCAAGCAGAAGATTCAGGACCGCTTGTTGAGCTCCGGAAAGTTCATGTATCTAGAAGATAATGCAGACTCTGCCACGTCCTGA